From a region of the Salarias fasciatus chromosome 6, fSalaFa1.1, whole genome shotgun sequence genome:
- the LOC115390876 gene encoding tektin-4-like, whose product MSSDVLVSRPHRDSRAAAHGVPGRSAAEPPGDAQPSSGSATAGFRSAKYTPGEWFSNYHTILQQAGSDRLQARSVQRESRALKQDAEAAALSRQAAGTRLLGERLQEIHGWSSELQRHVERLQADTEALQALRGRLDRALDATETPYAIATDNLSCRARRLGPDLVRDSVEEELLKEVDLIRSVQALLRRTTAQVTSQIKMNREAKQMLEMDWSDKQEAYGFDDRSGRHSNTSPDTKLHPSSAKLQEHVCNPSSWTQFTQDNLSKAMQEEQATYSLRLLVERLLQDTTEDLRAQCCSVDRAFSQRCVELCEAKTQLENKHAQILEQIGAQEKNMVLLQQAIDSKEAPLRVAQSRLYLRSLRPNMELCRDEPQLSLEGEVKQIDTSLASLQQQLSEARSSLSHLEESRMALEKDINCKTHSLFIEREKCIPHRQRYPTVSVLSGY is encoded by the exons ATGAGCTCTGATGTTCTGGTGTCCAGGccgcaccgtgacagccgagccGCGGCTCACGGAGTCCCGGGGAGAAGCGCTGCGGAGCCGCCCGGGGACGCGCAGCCCTCCTCGGGCTCGGCCACGGCGGGGTTCCGCTCGGCAAAGTACACCCCGGGAGAATGGTTCTCCAACTACCACACCATCCTCCAGCAGGCCGGCTCCGACCGCCTGCAGGCCCGCAGCGTGCAGCGGGAGTCCCGGGCTCTGAAGCAGGACGCGGAGGCGGCCGCCCTGAGCCGCCAGGCCGCGGGGACGCGCCTGCTGggggagcggctgcaggagATCCACGGCTGGAGCTCCGAGCTGCAGCGGCACGTCGAGCGGCTGCAGGCCGACACAGAGGCGCTGCAGGCGCTGCGGGGCAGGCTGGACCGGGCGCTGGACGCCACCGAGACGCCGTACGCCATCGCCACCGACAACCTGAGCTGCAGGGCCCGCAGACTGGGACCAGACCTGGTCAGAGACtccgtggaggaggagctgctgaag GAGGTGGACTTGATCAGGAGTGTCCAGGCTCTTCTGAGGAGAACCACGGCTCAGGTCACCAGTCAGATCAA GATGAACCGAGAGGCCAAGCAGATGTTGGAAATGGACTGGTCTGATAAGCAGGAGGCTTATGGCTTTGATGACCGCAGTGGAAGACACAGCAACACCAGTCCAGACACCAAACTCCACCCCAGCTCAGCCAAGCTGCAGGAGCA tgtgtgtaaCCCCTCATCGTGGACACAGTTTACTCAGGACAACTTGTCCAAGGCGATGCAGGAGGAACAGGCCACTTACAGTCTCAG actgTTGGTGGAGCGACTGCTGCAGGATACCACTGAGGACCTGAGAGCTCAGTGCTGCAGCGTGGATCGAGCCTTCAGCCAGCGCtgtgtggagctctgtgagGCCAAGACGCAGCTGGAGAACAAGCATGCTCAG ATCTTAGAGCAAATCGGGGCTCAGGAGAAGAACATGGTGCTCCTGCAGCAGGCCATTGACAGCAAAGAGGCTCCTCTGAGAGTGGCGCAGTCCAGACTTTACCTCCGATCCCTCAGACCCAAcatggagctctgcagggacgAACCACAGCTCAG TTTGGAAGGTGAGGTGAAGCAGATCGACACCTCTCTggcgtctctgcagcagcagctgagcgaAGCCAGAAGCTCCCTGTCTCACCTGGAAGAGTCGCGCATGGCGCTGGAAAAGGACATAAACTGTAAAACCCACTCACTGTTCATCGAGAGAGAGAAATGCATCCCTCATCGTCAGCGATACCCAACTGTCTCAGTACTCTCAGGATACTGA
- the LOC115390864 gene encoding polymeric immunoglobulin receptor-like isoform X2 has translation MPRRRTLLILLCISAGCVTGTTGLIKVFGYLGGDVNVTCPYDPGYENYEKYLCKNKSSDAGKYWCGVTRTGKDLYQEVKIQLRKDSCCSDVVKTQSHEEGSVSVTCPYAAEHQTNLKYICRGSQPSTCLQRAVVTSERTSDPRFTLTDDQMSRKFTVTISQLARADSGQYLCGVRSDAGLDVFSAVQLEVKEWCCVASSNVTGTEGHSVTLQCPYPPQHQHNRKFLCKGDRRNNCTDVVKNRSRFTLQDDISSSTFSVTVSELEAGDAGTYWCASHSQWRVGNYTKLQLSVFLQRDSVIPPFTGTTLIVGFSVIPVVLMLIFTLVMFRLKCHKRREAEVFVFKNQPGPANVEETRPNVCSNQDFVGKVKQSSCYNYDNDREDQPEYGNITRTDEIYCNQEVFRVHRK, from the exons ATGCCGAGGCGCCGAACCCTGCTCATCCTCCTCTGCA TCTCTGCAGGTTGTGTAACCGGAACCACAGGATTGATAAAAGTTTTTGGATACCTGGGAGGAGATGTGAATGTAACCTGCCCCTACGATCCTGGTTATGAGAATTATGAGAAGTACCTGTGCAAGAACAAAT CTTCAGATGCTGGAAAATACTGGTGTGGAGTGACCAGGACTGGAAAAGATCTCTACCAAGAAGTGAAGATACAATTAAGAAAAG ACAGTTGCTGCAGCGATGTGGTTAAAACTCAAAGTCACGAGGAGGGTTCGGTGTCCGTCACTTGTCCCTATGCTGCCGAACACCAGACCAATCTGAAGTACATCTGCAGAGGAAGTCAGCCCTCCACATGTCTGCAGCGGGCAGTGGTCACCTCTGAGAGGACATCAGACCCGCGGTTCACACTCACTGATGATCAAATGTCAAGGAAATTCACAGTGACCATCAGCCAGCTGGCCCGAGCAGACTCTGGACAGTACCTCTGTGGTGTTCGTTCAGACGCTGGACTGGatgttttttctgctgttcAGCTGGAAGTGAAAG AGTGGTGCTGTGTGGCGTCCAGCAACGTGACAGGCACTGAGGGACACTCAGTCACTTTGCAGTGTCCCTATCCACCTCAACATCAGCATAACAGAAAGTTCCTCTGCAAGGGAGACCGGCGCAACAACTGCACAGACGTGGTGAAGAACAGAAGCAGGTTCACCCTGCAGGACGACATTTCCTCCAGCACTTTCTCAGTGACGGTGTCCGAGCTGGAGGCAGGAGATGCTGGGACGTACTGGTGTGCCTCACACTCACAGTGGAGAGTCGGAAACTACACCAAGCTTCAGCTGTCAG tgtttCTGCAACGTGACAGCGTGATTCCTCCGTTTACTG GTACCACCCTTATCGTAGGTTTCAGCGTGATCCCCGTGGTGCTCATGCTGATATTCACGCTGGTCATGTTTCGGCTCAAATGCCACAAAAGACGAG AAGCTGAAGTCTTTGTGTTCAAAAACCAACCAGGGCCAGCAAATGTGGAAGAGACGAGACCAAAT GTTTGCTCCAATCAAGATTTTGTAGGAAAGGTAAAGCAGAGCTCGTGTTACAACTATGACAACGATCGCGAGGACCAGCCAGAATATGGAAACATCACCAGAACAGACGAAATCTACTGCAATCAAGAAGTGTTCAGAGTACATAGAAAATGA
- the LOC115390864 gene encoding polymeric immunoglobulin receptor-like isoform X1, with translation MPRRRTLLILLCISAGCVTGTTGLIKVFGYLGGDVNVTCPYDPGYENYEKYLCKNKCEDNDVLITTTDNKNVRFSISDKKNIAKFLVTISNVTASDAGKYWCGVTRTGKDLYQEVKIQLRKDSCCSDVVKTQSHEEGSVSVTCPYAAEHQTNLKYICRGSQPSTCLQRAVVTSERTSDPRFTLTDDQMSRKFTVTISQLARADSGQYLCGVRSDAGLDVFSAVQLEVKEWCCVASSNVTGTEGHSVTLQCPYPPQHQHNRKFLCKGDRRNNCTDVVKNRSRFTLQDDISSSTFSVTVSELEAGDAGTYWCASHSQWRVGNYTKLQLSVFLQRDSVIPPFTGTTLIVGFSVIPVVLMLIFTLVMFRLKCHKRREAEVFVFKNQPGPANVEETRPNVCSNQDFVGKVKQSSCYNYDNDREDQPEYGNITRTDEIYCNQEVFRVHRK, from the exons ATGCCGAGGCGCCGAACCCTGCTCATCCTCCTCTGCA TCTCTGCAGGTTGTGTAACCGGAACCACAGGATTGATAAAAGTTTTTGGATACCTGGGAGGAGATGTGAATGTAACCTGCCCCTACGATCCTGGTTATGAGAATTATGAGAAGTACCTGTGCAAGAACAAATGTGAAGACAATGATGTTCTTATTACCACAACAGACAACAAAAATGTCCGATTCTCCATCTCTGACAAGAAAAACATTGCAAAGTTCCTCGTGACCATCTCAAATGTTACAGCTTCAGATGCTGGAAAATACTGGTGTGGAGTGACCAGGACTGGAAAAGATCTCTACCAAGAAGTGAAGATACAATTAAGAAAAG ACAGTTGCTGCAGCGATGTGGTTAAAACTCAAAGTCACGAGGAGGGTTCGGTGTCCGTCACTTGTCCCTATGCTGCCGAACACCAGACCAATCTGAAGTACATCTGCAGAGGAAGTCAGCCCTCCACATGTCTGCAGCGGGCAGTGGTCACCTCTGAGAGGACATCAGACCCGCGGTTCACACTCACTGATGATCAAATGTCAAGGAAATTCACAGTGACCATCAGCCAGCTGGCCCGAGCAGACTCTGGACAGTACCTCTGTGGTGTTCGTTCAGACGCTGGACTGGatgttttttctgctgttcAGCTGGAAGTGAAAG AGTGGTGCTGTGTGGCGTCCAGCAACGTGACAGGCACTGAGGGACACTCAGTCACTTTGCAGTGTCCCTATCCACCTCAACATCAGCATAACAGAAAGTTCCTCTGCAAGGGAGACCGGCGCAACAACTGCACAGACGTGGTGAAGAACAGAAGCAGGTTCACCCTGCAGGACGACATTTCCTCCAGCACTTTCTCAGTGACGGTGTCCGAGCTGGAGGCAGGAGATGCTGGGACGTACTGGTGTGCCTCACACTCACAGTGGAGAGTCGGAAACTACACCAAGCTTCAGCTGTCAG tgtttCTGCAACGTGACAGCGTGATTCCTCCGTTTACTG GTACCACCCTTATCGTAGGTTTCAGCGTGATCCCCGTGGTGCTCATGCTGATATTCACGCTGGTCATGTTTCGGCTCAAATGCCACAAAAGACGAG AAGCTGAAGTCTTTGTGTTCAAAAACCAACCAGGGCCAGCAAATGTGGAAGAGACGAGACCAAAT GTTTGCTCCAATCAAGATTTTGTAGGAAAGGTAAAGCAGAGCTCGTGTTACAACTATGACAACGATCGCGAGGACCAGCCAGAATATGGAAACATCACCAGAACAGACGAAATCTACTGCAATCAAGAAGTGTTCAGAGTACATAGAAAATGA
- the LOC115390867 gene encoding tektin-4-like codes for MSSDVLVSRPHRDSRAAAHGVPGRSAAEPPGDAQPSSGSATAGFRSAKYTPGEWFSNYHTILQQAGSDRLQARSVQRESRALKQDAEAAALSRQAAGTRLLGERLQEIHGWSSELQRHVERLQADTEALQALRGRLDRALDATETPYAIATDNLSCRARRLGPDLVRDSVEEELLKEVDLIRSVQALLRRTTAQVTSQIKMNREAKQMLEMDWSDKQEAYGFDDRSGRHSNTSPDTKLHPSSAKLQEHVCNPSSWTQFTQDNLSKAMQEEQATYSLRLLVERLLQDTTEDLRAQCCSVDRAFSQRCVELCEAKTQLENKHAEILEQIGAQEKNMVLLQQAIDSKEAPLRVAQSRLYLRSLRPNMELCRDEPQLSLEGEVKQIDASLASLQQQLSEARSSLSHLEESRMALEKDINCKTHSLFIEREKCIPHRQRYPTVSVLSGY; via the exons ATGAGCTCTGATGTTCTGGTGTCCAGGccgcaccgtgacagccgagccGCGGCTCACGGAGTCCCGGGGAGAAGCGCTGCGGAGCCGCCCGGGGACGCGCAGCCCTCCTCGGGCTCGGCCACGGCGGGGTTCCGCTCGGCAAAGTACACCCCGGGAGAATGGTTCTCCAACTACCACACCATCCTCCAGCAGGCCGGCTCCGACCGCCTGCAGGCCCGCAGCGTGCAGCGGGAGTCCCGGGCTCTGAAGCAGGACGCGGAGGCGGCCGCCCTGAGCCGCCAGGCCGCGGGGACGCGCCTGCTGggggagcggctgcaggagATCCACGGCTGGAGCTCCGAGCTGCAGCGGCACGTCGAGCGGCTGCAGGCCGACACAGAGGCGCTGCAGGCGCTGCGGGGCAGGCTGGACCGGGCGCTGGACGCCACCGAGACGCCGTACGCCATCGCCACCGACAACCTGAGCTGCAGGGCCCGCAGACTGGGACCAGACCTGGTCAGAGACtccgtggaggaggagctgctgaag GAGGTGGACTTGATCAGGAGTGTCCAGGCTCTTCTGAGGAGAACCACGGCTCAGGTCACCAGTCAGATCAA GATGAACCGAGAGGCCAAGCAGATGTTGGAAATGGACTGGTCTGATAAGCAGGAGGCTTATGGCTTTGATGACCGCAGTGGAAGACACAGCAACACCAGTCCAGACACCAAACTCCACCCCAGCTCAGCCAAGCTGCAGGAGCA tgtgtgtaacCCCTCATCGTGGACACAGTTTACTCAGGACAACTTGTCCAAGGCGATGCAGGAGGAACAGGCCACTTACAGTCTCAG actgttggtGGAGCGACTGCTGCAGGATACCACTGAGGACCTGAGAGCTCAGTGCTGCAGCGTGGATCGAGCCTTCAGCCAGCGCtgtgtggagctctgtgagGCCAAGACGCAGCTGGAGAACAAGCATGCTGAG ATCTTAGAGCAAATCGGGGCTCAGGAGAAGAACATGGTGCTCCTGCAGCAGGCCATTGACAGCAAAGAGGCTCCTCTGAGAGTGGCGCAGTCCAGACTTTACCTCCGATCCCTCAGACCCAAcatggagctctgcagggacgAACCACAGCTCAG TTTGGAAGGTGAGGTGAAGCAGATCGACGCCTCTCTggcgtctctgcagcagcagctgagcgaAGCCAGAAGCTCCCTGTCTCACCTGGAAGAGTCGCGCATGGCGCTGGAAAAGGACATAAACTGTAAAACCCACTCACTGTTCATCGAGAGAGAGAAATGCATCCCTCATCGTCAGCGATACCCAACTGTCTCAGTACTCTCAGGATACTGA